The proteins below come from a single Bacteroidales bacterium genomic window:
- a CDS encoding elongation factor Ts, which produces MTQIKAAEVSKLRKTTGAGMMDCKKALQESNGDFDKAIEIIRKKGQAIANKRADRDASEGVVLAKADQNNKKGAIIVLNCETDFVAKNEDFVKFAENILNLAIEKAPEDVDALKNLQLNNKTVSENIIEQIGIIGEKLDLPYYEKLDAEKVIAYIHPGNKLATIVGLNKEQADNQIGRDVAMQIAAMNPVSIDKNSIPKEVIDKELEIGKELARKEGKPENILDKIAQGRLNKFFKENTLLEQAFIKNNKMTIKQYLSKSSSDLTVTAFKRYSLKG; this is translated from the coding sequence ATGACGCAAATAAAAGCTGCTGAAGTAAGCAAATTAAGAAAAACAACAGGTGCCGGAATGATGGATTGTAAAAAAGCATTACAGGAATCAAATGGCGATTTTGATAAAGCAATTGAAATAATTAGAAAAAAGGGGCAGGCTATTGCAAATAAACGAGCCGACAGAGATGCATCTGAAGGTGTTGTTTTAGCAAAAGCTGACCAAAACAATAAAAAAGGAGCAATAATTGTTCTTAATTGTGAAACGGATTTTGTTGCAAAAAATGAAGATTTTGTAAAATTTGCTGAAAACATATTGAACTTAGCTATTGAAAAAGCACCGGAAGATGTTGATGCTCTGAAAAACCTTCAGCTTAATAACAAAACTGTTTCTGAAAATATTATTGAACAAATAGGTATTATTGGCGAAAAACTTGATTTGCCTTATTATGAAAAACTTGATGCCGAAAAAGTTATTGCATATATTCATCCTGGTAATAAATTAGCAACAATAGTGGGATTAAATAAAGAACAAGCTGATAATCAAATAGGAAGAGATGTCGCAATGCAGATAGCTGCAATGAATCCAGTATCAATTGATAAAAATTCAATACCAAAAGAAGTTATTGATAAAGAACTTGAAATTGGAAAAGAACTGGCAAGAAAAGAAGGAAAACCAGAGAATATACTTGATAAAATTGCACAGGGAAGACTTAATAAATTTTTTAAAGAAAATACTTTGCTTGAACAAGCATTTATTAAAAATAA